One Mesorhizobium sp. J428 DNA segment encodes these proteins:
- a CDS encoding IS110 family transposase, producing the protein MADYREAFVGIDVAKLRNAVAIADSGREGVVRFFGEVDASDQSMRRVIQRIACRFNRVHFCYEAGPTGYGLYRLIRSLGHECMVVAPSLIPRKPGDRVKTNRRDALALARLLRAGELTAVWVPDEGHEAMRDLVRARAAAVETLRVHRQHVSAFMLKHGRIYPRKKGWTMRYLRWLQEQPFDHPAHQIALQEMVEAVRVSKERVERLERVIEEFVPAWSLAPVVRALQTLRGVELIVAVTFATEVGDVQRFESPRQLMGYLGLVPGERSTGETVRRGGITKAGNGRVRHMLVESAWTYRHPPRVGAKKLYRLEQASPKVREIAWKAQTRLTTRYRMLSGRGKKTTVVCTAIARELAGFMWAVAREAQAIRS; encoded by the coding sequence GTGGCAGATTATAGGGAAGCATTTGTCGGAATCGATGTCGCAAAGCTTAGGAACGCCGTGGCGATTGCGGATTCCGGCCGGGAGGGAGTAGTTCGCTTTTTCGGCGAGGTCGACGCCTCGGATCAGAGCATGCGCCGCGTTATCCAGCGGATCGCCTGCAGGTTCAATCGCGTCCATTTCTGCTATGAGGCCGGACCGACCGGCTATGGTCTCTATCGGCTGATCCGATCGCTCGGCCATGAATGCATGGTGGTCGCCCCGTCGCTGATCCCAAGGAAGCCCGGCGATCGGGTGAAGACGAATCGCCGAGATGCTCTTGCGTTGGCTCGACTGCTGCGCGCCGGCGAACTGACGGCGGTGTGGGTTCCCGATGAAGGTCACGAGGCCATGCGGGATCTTGTCCGCGCCCGAGCAGCAGCAGTCGAGACGCTTCGCGTCCACCGGCAGCATGTGAGCGCCTTCATGCTCAAGCACGGGCGTATCTATCCCCGCAAGAAGGGCTGGACGATGCGCTATCTGCGCTGGCTGCAGGAGCAACCGTTCGATCACCCTGCGCATCAGATCGCGCTTCAGGAAATGGTCGAAGCGGTCCGCGTCTCGAAAGAGCGGGTCGAGCGACTTGAGCGTGTGATCGAGGAGTTCGTTCCGGCTTGGTCGCTGGCCCCCGTCGTGCGGGCTCTGCAGACGTTGCGCGGCGTAGAGCTGATCGTCGCCGTAACATTCGCAACCGAAGTTGGCGACGTACAGCGGTTCGAGAGCCCGCGTCAGCTCATGGGGTATCTCGGCCTCGTTCCCGGAGAACGATCAACAGGCGAAACAGTCAGACGGGGCGGCATCACCAAGGCCGGGAACGGCCGCGTCCGCCATATGCTGGTCGAAAGCGCGTGGACCTACAGACACCCGCCGAGGGTCGGCGCGAAGAAGCTATATCGTCTCGAGCAAGCATCGCCAAAGGTGCGAGAGATCGCCTGGAAGGCACAGACCCGGCTGACGACCCGGTATCGGATGTTGAGCGGCCGGGGCAAGAAGACAACGGTGGTCTGCACAGCAATCGCCCGAGAGCTGGCCGGCTTCATGTGGGCCGTTGCAAGGGAGGCGCAGGCGATCAGGTCGTAG
- a CDS encoding Arm DNA-binding domain-containing protein, giving the protein MGRALVVPSASPDGTRSWLFRSMQHGKAHRHGLGAVRNVGLHAARQRAEELRVAVRNGCKTVCPPLLVRWLVLHCASEGCLDWPSRSSSQEDEPWQIIGKHLSESMSQSLGTPWRLRIPAGRE; this is encoded by the coding sequence ATGGGTCGCGCCCTCGTTGTACCTTCAGCTTCGCCGGACGGAACGCGGTCATGGCTCTTCCGATCGATGCAACACGGCAAGGCCCATCGGCACGGACTCGGTGCCGTGCGCAACGTGGGGCTACATGCGGCCCGACAGAGGGCCGAGGAACTACGGGTCGCCGTCCGTAACGGCTGTAAGACCGTATGTCCGCCTCTGTTGGTGAGGTGGCTCGTCCTACACTGCGCGTCCGAGGGTTGCTTGGACTGGCCGAGCCGATCCTCATCACAGGAGGACGAGCCGTGGCAGATTATAGGGAAGCATTTGTCGGAATCGATGTCGCAAAGCTTAGGAACGCCGTGGCGATTGCGGATTCCGGCCGGGAGGGAGTAG
- a CDS encoding M23 family metallopeptidase: MPYIEDTIEALGNEPPLLADGRGGPPDRREVSARWLSGHAFLTGLTSSVLMGVALLAALDGREQLATPPEIATINKAASDGQSGEAAKTTRLVVARSAPRARDRRRMEVSMMSKVGDRNVVRTLPFVQVKMALGAGHTTSRSYPPFDPLSVFSDDDTPGPAPAEASGVIYGAKVESEVSLRTIDFPVATAAFDEKSALSADEIEEVVRETGIALSDGAVQVAALHYVDPERFGQSLGGPGIGQSYARIIPENVSTAIRAPMDGGSVGFSEDYAPIRAEKDLSAAFKDAGYDEDMSSGMVKALASHLGGPAIKQGSVLRIGVESTGTQNRIVRCSLYDGQQHILSIAIDDRNRFVPADEPETTPELASAFDDSPAPLRARGDLPNVYDGIYRAAYSYGMSRPMTQQLIRLLASDVDFQSRLNPSDRIEVFFSQPADDDSASDESELLYVKASFNGNTRTLYRFQMQDGSVDYFDADGRSARQFLLRNPVPNGKFRSGFGGRRHPILGYVRMHTGVDWAAPRGTPIIAAGNGVVEKAGWTGGYGRQTIIRHANGYETSYNHQSAIAQDVVPGARVRQGQVIGYVGSTGLSTGPHLHYELIVNGNKVDPMRVRLPVGKVLKGEELEAFKKEKERVDTLLADDEKNPLKVAEAAAK; encoded by the coding sequence ATGCCCTATATAGAGGACACCATAGAAGCGCTCGGCAACGAGCCGCCCCTGCTCGCGGATGGCCGCGGCGGGCCGCCCGATCGGCGTGAGGTGTCCGCCCGCTGGTTGTCGGGGCATGCGTTCCTTACCGGTTTGACGTCGAGCGTGCTGATGGGCGTGGCGCTTCTGGCCGCCCTCGACGGCCGCGAGCAGCTCGCGACGCCGCCCGAGATCGCAACCATCAACAAGGCTGCGAGCGACGGTCAGTCCGGTGAGGCGGCAAAGACAACCCGTCTCGTCGTTGCCCGCAGCGCGCCTAGGGCGCGCGACCGCCGCCGCATGGAAGTTTCCATGATGAGCAAGGTCGGTGACCGCAACGTGGTGCGCACCCTGCCCTTCGTCCAGGTGAAGATGGCGCTCGGCGCCGGCCACACCACCTCGCGCAGCTATCCCCCCTTCGATCCGCTCAGCGTTTTCTCCGACGACGATACTCCGGGACCGGCCCCGGCCGAGGCGTCGGGCGTCATCTACGGCGCGAAGGTCGAGAGCGAAGTCAGCCTGCGCACGATCGACTTCCCCGTGGCGACGGCTGCCTTCGACGAGAAGAGCGCGCTGAGCGCCGACGAGATCGAAGAAGTGGTGCGCGAGACAGGCATCGCGCTGTCGGACGGCGCGGTCCAGGTCGCCGCCCTTCATTATGTCGATCCGGAACGCTTCGGACAGTCGCTCGGCGGCCCCGGCATCGGCCAGTCCTACGCCCGCATCATCCCCGAAAACGTCTCGACCGCGATTCGCGCGCCGATGGACGGTGGTTCGGTCGGATTCTCCGAGGATTACGCACCGATTCGCGCCGAGAAGGATCTCAGCGCTGCCTTCAAGGACGCCGGCTACGACGAGGACATGTCGTCCGGCATGGTGAAGGCGCTCGCCTCCCACCTCGGTGGACCGGCGATCAAGCAGGGCAGCGTGCTGCGAATCGGCGTCGAGTCGACCGGCACGCAGAACAGGATCGTTCGCTGCAGCCTTTATGACGGCCAGCAGCATATCCTTTCGATCGCGATCGACGACCGGAACAGGTTCGTTCCGGCCGACGAACCTGAGACGACTCCGGAACTTGCGAGCGCCTTCGACGATTCCCCGGCGCCGCTCAGGGCCCGCGGCGACCTGCCGAACGTCTATGACGGCATCTACCGCGCCGCCTATTCCTACGGCATGTCGCGGCCGATGACGCAGCAGCTCATCCGCCTGCTCGCCTCGGACGTCGACTTCCAGTCGCGTCTGAACCCGTCCGACCGGATCGAGGTGTTCTTCTCGCAGCCTGCAGACGACGATTCGGCCTCGGACGAATCGGAGCTTCTCTATGTGAAGGCCTCGTTCAACGGCAACACGCGCACGCTCTACCGTTTCCAGATGCAGGACGGCTCGGTCGACTATTTCGACGCCGACGGCCGCTCGGCTCGCCAGTTCCTGCTGCGCAACCCGGTGCCCAACGGCAAGTTCCGCTCCGGCTTCGGCGGCAGGCGGCACCCGATCCTCGGCTATGTGCGCATGCACACCGGCGTCGACTGGGCGGCGCCGCGCGGCACGCCGATCATCGCGGCCGGCAACGGCGTCGTGGAAAAGGCCGGATGGACCGGCGGCTACGGCCGGCAGACCATCATCCGCCACGCCAACGGCTACGAGACTTCCTACAACCACCAGAGCGCGATCGCCCAGGACGTCGTTCCGGGCGCCCGCGTCCGCCAGGGCCAGGTGATCGGCTATGTCGGCTCGACCGGCCTGTCGACCGGACCGCATCTCCACTACGAGCTGATCGTCAACGGCAACAAAGTCGACCCGATGCGCGTGCGCCTGCCGGTCGGCAAGGTGCTGAAGGGCGAGGAGCTGGAGGCCTTCAAGAAGGAGAAAGAGCGCGTCGACACGCTGCTGGCGGACGACGAGAAGAATCCGCTCAAGGTCGCGGAAGCCGCCGCGAAATAG
- a CDS encoding MFS transporter → MAVSSASASTFCPSSSRRYVLAASILASSIGFIDGSVVSIAMPAIRADLGASLADAQWISNAYALTLSALILTGGAAGDRFGLRLTFIAGIAFFVAASVACALAPNAALLIVFRAVQGVGAAIMVPCSLAIIAKAYPKAERGRAIGIWAAASAMTTALGPVLGGLALSAFDDSIWRAIFAINLPLGAVAVWLLAARVPADPPGSQKALDLNGAVLAAVGFGLLAFGLTILTEGENGASPTQSVLAIVAGLAIIAAFVFWERRASEPMVDLGLFDNRAFSGANVSTFFLYFALSAILFYLPMLLIAGWGVSPAQTGFLFLPLSVFIALLSGIVGKLSDRIGPRLPIAIGSLIVGAAFAALGFVALAQYHSFWAGVFPMMVVMGLGMALVVSPLSTAVMTVVEDKQTGAASGINNAVSRIAGLIAVAAMGVVTAFGYAAALGDLAGKVPEFGVAPETALDAASEAARIAAGDSAFATVAFLNAGLCVLSALVALATVPGSPKRTESEE, encoded by the coding sequence ATGGCCGTATCGTCCGCTTCCGCATCGACCTTCTGCCCGTCTTCAAGCCGGCGATATGTGCTGGCCGCCTCGATCCTCGCGTCGAGCATAGGCTTCATCGACGGATCGGTGGTTTCCATCGCCATGCCGGCGATCCGCGCGGATCTCGGCGCTTCGCTCGCCGACGCTCAATGGATCTCCAACGCCTATGCTCTGACATTGTCGGCGCTGATCCTGACGGGAGGCGCGGCGGGCGATCGATTCGGCCTCAGGCTCACCTTCATCGCCGGCATCGCCTTTTTCGTCGCCGCGTCGGTCGCCTGTGCGCTGGCGCCCAATGCGGCGCTGCTCATCGTATTCCGCGCCGTACAGGGCGTCGGCGCGGCGATCATGGTGCCGTGCAGCCTGGCGATAATTGCCAAGGCCTATCCGAAGGCGGAGCGGGGCAGGGCGATCGGCATCTGGGCGGCGGCGTCTGCCATGACCACCGCGCTCGGCCCGGTTCTTGGCGGGCTTGCGCTCTCGGCCTTCGACGATTCGATCTGGCGTGCGATCTTCGCCATCAACCTGCCGCTTGGCGCGGTGGCGGTCTGGCTCCTGGCGGCCCGTGTTCCGGCGGACCCGCCCGGCAGCCAAAAGGCGCTCGACCTCAACGGCGCGGTGCTCGCCGCTGTCGGCTTCGGCCTGCTCGCCTTTGGATTGACGATACTGACCGAGGGCGAGAACGGCGCCTCGCCGACGCAGTCCGTGCTGGCGATCGTCGCAGGACTGGCGATCATCGCGGCATTCGTCTTCTGGGAGCGCCGAGCGTCGGAGCCGATGGTCGACCTCGGCCTGTTCGACAACCGCGCCTTCAGTGGAGCGAACGTTTCGACATTCTTCCTCTATTTCGCGCTGTCGGCGATCCTGTTCTATCTGCCGATGCTGCTGATTGCCGGCTGGGGCGTCAGCCCGGCGCAGACCGGTTTTCTTTTTCTTCCGCTTTCGGTTTTCATCGCGCTCCTGTCCGGGATCGTCGGGAAACTATCCGACCGAATCGGACCAAGGCTGCCGATCGCAATCGGCAGCCTGATCGTCGGCGCGGCATTCGCCGCCCTCGGCTTCGTCGCGCTGGCGCAGTATCACTCGTTCTGGGCCGGCGTCTTCCCAATGATGGTGGTCATGGGGCTCGGCATGGCGCTGGTCGTCTCGCCCTTGTCGACCGCCGTCATGACGGTGGTCGAGGACAAGCAGACCGGAGCGGCGTCCGGAATCAACAACGCCGTATCGCGCATCGCCGGTCTGATTGCGGTGGCGGCGATGGGGGTCGTCACCGCGTTCGGGTATGCCGCGGCCCTCGGGGATCTCGCGGGCAAAGTGCCCGAATTCGGCGTTGCGCCGGAGACGGCGCTCGACGCGGCGAGCGAGGCAGCGCGAATCGCGGCGGGCGACAGCGCCTTCGCCACGGTCGCGTTCCTCAATGCCGGATTGTGCGTACTGTCGGCGCTCGTCGCGCTCGCGACAGTACCGGGCTCGCCGAAGCGGACCGAATCGGAAGAATAG
- a CDS encoding L,D-transpeptidase has translation MKLKTILLPVLATAISSTSLSAVPAFAQDDYRLAQAREIEVYYDQYGRRVIRDAYTGEILRIERPRNLDRRATGSVPPGQPRYQDPYAERGGRYYLDDPEDMRRLEQDRARGYGVSREEYDPAYADPYEDQAYPGDEASIDGTYFPPAPGGAVYDEPVERRALPTPSDEPRLSPSAPADQPTISKKADLNVAKLQVLLDRAGVSPGVIDGHMGGNVDKAVAAYQEITGVKLSMVDFATVESELAARGGEAFMDYTITPEDVAGPYVASIPADYGEKAQLEAMSYTSVVEMLAERFHMSEAYLKDLNKGVEFRPGAVIRVADTGGNVTRKVASIIADKGREQVRAYDAMGRLVVAYPATIGSSDTPSPSGTHSVERVAINPEYTYNPKINFTQGNNTKVLRIPPGPNGPVGSVWIALSKPTYGIHGTPDPSKIGKTNSHGCVRLTNWDAQELAKLVTKGVTVEFVE, from the coding sequence ATGAAGCTCAAGACCATCCTGCTGCCGGTCCTCGCAACCGCGATTTCCTCCACTTCGCTGTCCGCCGTTCCGGCCTTTGCGCAGGACGATTACCGTCTCGCCCAAGCCCGCGAGATCGAGGTCTACTACGACCAGTACGGCCGCCGGGTGATCCGCGACGCCTATACGGGCGAGATCCTGCGCATCGAGCGGCCGCGCAACCTCGACCGCCGCGCCACCGGATCGGTGCCGCCCGGCCAGCCGCGCTACCAGGACCCATATGCCGAGCGCGGCGGGCGCTATTATCTGGACGACCCGGAGGACATGCGCCGCCTGGAGCAAGACCGCGCTCGCGGCTATGGCGTGTCGCGCGAGGAATACGATCCGGCCTATGCCGATCCGTACGAGGACCAGGCTTATCCCGGCGACGAAGCCTCGATCGACGGCACCTATTTCCCCCCGGCACCCGGCGGGGCCGTCTATGACGAGCCCGTCGAACGCCGCGCGCTGCCAACACCCTCGGACGAGCCGAGGCTGTCGCCCTCGGCGCCGGCCGACCAGCCGACCATTTCCAAGAAGGCCGACCTCAACGTGGCCAAGCTCCAAGTGCTGCTCGACCGCGCCGGCGTGTCGCCCGGAGTGATCGACGGCCACATGGGCGGCAATGTCGACAAGGCGGTCGCCGCCTATCAGGAGATCACAGGGGTGAAGCTGTCGATGGTCGATTTCGCGACGGTCGAGAGCGAGCTCGCCGCACGCGGCGGCGAGGCCTTCATGGACTACACGATCACGCCGGAGGATGTCGCGGGTCCGTATGTCGCGTCGATCCCGGCCGACTATGGCGAGAAGGCGCAGCTCGAGGCAATGAGCTACACCTCGGTGGTGGAGATGCTCGCCGAGCGCTTCCACATGAGCGAGGCCTACCTGAAGGATCTCAACAAGGGCGTCGAGTTCCGGCCGGGCGCTGTGATTCGCGTCGCCGACACGGGCGGCAACGTCACGCGCAAGGTGGCCAGCATCATTGCCGACAAGGGCCGCGAGCAGGTGCGCGCCTATGATGCGATGGGTCGGCTCGTGGTGGCCTATCCGGCGACGATCGGCTCGTCCGACACGCCGTCGCCGAGCGGGACGCATTCGGTCGAGCGCGTGGCGATCAATCCGGAATACACCTACAATCCGAAGATCAATTTCACCCAGGGCAACAATACGAAGGTGCTGCGCATCCCGCCCGGCCCGAACGGCCCGGTGGGATCGGTCTGGATCGCGCTGTCGAAACCGACCTACGGCATCCACGGCACGCCCGATCCCTCCAAGATCGGCAAGACAAACAGCCATGGCTGCGTGCGGCTGACCAACTGGGACGCGCAGGAGCTCGCCAAGCTGGTCACCAAGGGCGTGACGGTGGAGTTCGTCGAGTAG
- a CDS encoding BA14K family protein, which produces MRPFLAFVGGFVLSLAIFASGVAMSITYFHAKPVATGPANREVAGLWTAEPTKVDPADQTFERVDMQDTNPEGKQARPVQEAAAVPDGGEVDSLTTAALPSAGDPALRSPDVEAMAAAHAEWCGDRYRSYRPRDDSYTPYNGGRRRCISPYSESAQGFVAMPVSAEPEAEGYAVADEDLSATDVAYASEGLDGDHIEYCFSRYRSYRPEDNTYQPYGGGPRRQCQ; this is translated from the coding sequence ATGAGACCCTTCCTGGCATTCGTGGGCGGATTTGTCCTGTCGCTGGCGATTTTCGCGAGCGGCGTCGCCATGTCGATCACGTATTTCCACGCCAAGCCGGTGGCTACCGGTCCCGCCAACCGGGAAGTGGCAGGGCTGTGGACCGCTGAACCCACAAAGGTCGATCCCGCCGACCAGACATTCGAGCGGGTCGACATGCAGGACACAAATCCGGAAGGCAAGCAGGCGCGTCCGGTCCAGGAAGCGGCAGCCGTGCCGGACGGAGGTGAAGTGGATTCGCTTACCACCGCGGCGCTCCCGTCCGCGGGCGACCCGGCTCTAAGGTCGCCGGATGTAGAGGCCATGGCAGCCGCGCATGCGGAATGGTGCGGCGACCGCTACCGCTCCTATCGACCCCGCGATGACAGCTACACACCCTATAATGGGGGGCGGCGCCGGTGCATCTCTCCTTACTCGGAGAGCGCACAGGGATTCGTGGCGATGCCGGTCTCCGCCGAGCCGGAGGCGGAGGGTTATGCCGTTGCCGATGAGGATCTATCGGCCACCGATGTCGCCTATGCGTCGGAGGGACTCGACGGCGATCACATCGAGTATTGTTTCAGCCGCTATCGGTCATATCGGCCAGAGGACAATACCTACCAGCCTTACGGCGGCGGCCCGCGCCGCCAGTGCCAATAG
- a CDS encoding flavin-dependent oxidoreductase, whose product MTELPVLVAGAGIGGLAMALTLHQIGVPCIVFEQVRELKPLGVGINLQPNAVRELGDLGIGVEDLDRIGMPAREWALVGLNGNDIYSEPRGLLAGYRWPQYAVHRGELQMLLYREVVERIGPGAVRTGQRVVGYRNEADGAVTASVEATDGSRSAFRCALLIGADGMHSAVRAQMHPDQPPIHWGGAIMWRGVSQGVPIRSGASFVGLGTHRHRFVFYPISPPDPVTGLATINWIAEVTVDAAEGRKNSGWFRPVAIDDFIHHFDGWTWDWLDVPALLSGAAGAYENPMIDRDPVPTWQDGRVILIGDAAHPMYPTGSNGASQAIVDTRALGASLVEHGLGESALAAYDSRFCGPISQLVLRNRGAGPFGLLNLVDERCGGRFDNIDDVIPSEERAAFMAGYKKAAGFAIDALNAAPPTIAPGAKVGAQLRRGAALVT is encoded by the coding sequence GCAGGTGCGCGAGCTGAAGCCGCTCGGCGTCGGCATCAACCTGCAGCCCAACGCGGTGCGCGAGCTCGGCGATCTCGGCATCGGTGTCGAGGACCTCGACCGCATCGGCATGCCGGCGCGCGAATGGGCGCTGGTGGGGCTGAACGGCAACGACATCTATTCCGAGCCGCGCGGACTTCTCGCCGGCTATCGCTGGCCGCAATATGCGGTCCACCGCGGCGAGTTGCAGATGCTGCTCTATCGCGAGGTCGTCGAGCGGATAGGCCCTGGCGCGGTACGCACCGGCCAGCGGGTCGTCGGCTATCGCAACGAGGCCGACGGTGCTGTTACCGCGTCGGTCGAGGCGACCGACGGGAGCCGCTCCGCATTCCGCTGTGCATTGCTGATCGGCGCTGACGGGATGCACTCGGCGGTGCGCGCGCAGATGCACCCTGACCAGCCGCCGATCCATTGGGGCGGCGCGATCATGTGGCGCGGCGTCAGCCAGGGCGTGCCGATCCGCTCCGGCGCTTCCTTCGTCGGTCTCGGCACCCACCGCCATCGCTTCGTCTTCTACCCGATCTCGCCGCCAGACCCGGTGACGGGCCTCGCCACCATCAACTGGATCGCCGAGGTCACGGTCGACGCGGCCGAGGGGCGCAAGAATTCCGGCTGGTTCAGGCCGGTCGCCATCGACGACTTCATCCATCATTTCGATGGCTGGACCTGGGACTGGCTGGACGTTCCCGCTCTGCTTTCCGGCGCGGCCGGCGCCTACGAGAACCCGATGATCGACCGCGATCCGGTCCCAACCTGGCAGGACGGGCGGGTGATCCTCATCGGCGATGCGGCGCATCCGATGTATCCGACGGGCTCCAACGGCGCGAGCCAGGCGATCGTCGACACCCGCGCGCTGGGCGCGTCGCTGGTCGAGCATGGACTTGGCGAGTCGGCGCTCGCCGCTTACGATTCGCGCTTCTGCGGCCCGATCTCGCAACTCGTGTTGCGCAACCGCGGGGCAGGGCCCTTCGGCCTTCTCAATCTGGTCGACGAGCGCTGCGGCGGCAGGTTCGACAATATAGATGACGTGATCCCGTCCGAGGAACGCGCCGCGTTCATGGCCGGCTACAAAAAGGCGGCGGGATTTGCCATCGACGCGCTCAACGCCGCGCCGCCGACAATCGCGCCGGGCGCGAAGGTCGGTGCACAGCTTAGGCGCGGCGCCGCGCTGGTCACCTGA